A window from Staphylococcus succinus encodes these proteins:
- a CDS encoding helix-turn-helix domain-containing protein, translating to MYNIQNIVAKNILNYRKKHQLSLDKLATMTGVSKNMLSQIEKGASNPTITTLWKIANGLHLSLSQLTAVNDESIDFIDESDIIPIIEDQVAIYPYFPYDDQKKFEMFKMQIEPGGKMISEPHHPESEEYIIVSAGQLEIAINSEKYTINSNQAFRFKSDVTHTYFNPLDKTVVFTATIYYQ from the coding sequence TTGTATAATATCCAAAACATAGTAGCTAAAAATATTTTAAATTATCGTAAAAAGCATCAACTCAGTTTAGATAAATTAGCAACAATGACTGGCGTCAGCAAAAATATGTTAAGTCAAATTGAAAAGGGCGCTTCTAATCCGACCATTACTACTTTATGGAAAATTGCCAATGGCTTGCATTTATCATTGTCACAATTAACTGCTGTAAATGATGAAAGTATAGACTTTATCGATGAATCCGACATTATCCCAATTATCGAAGACCAAGTCGCTATCTATCCTTACTTTCCGTATGATGATCAAAAAAAATTCGAAATGTTTAAAATGCAAATTGAACCTGGTGGAAAAATGATTTCCGAGCCTCATCATCCAGAATCTGAAGAATACATTATTGTAAGTGCTGGTCAGTTGGAAATTGCGATTAATTCTGAAAAATATACAATAAATAGTAATCAAGCGTTTCGTTTTAAAAGTGATGTCACACACACATACTTTAACCCGTTAGATAAAACAGTCGTATTTACTGCTACAATTTACTATCAATAA
- a CDS encoding CynX/NimT family MFS transporter, with protein sequence MDSYKKNKPVNWLLFIGILLVAANLRAPITSIGVALPDIKTDLAMSNSAVSVITVVPLLAFAVISLFAARTSNKFGLEKTIFVALCLILIGIIVRSITGISWLYIGTVLIGVGIGFGNVLAPAVIKSKFPLHIGVMTGYYTVVMNVFGGLSSYGTAPLVKAFNYNIAISAIGLITLLTLVVWSFQIKGKQETATALSYESVNVWKSPLSWQITILMGGQSLIFYSLINWMPAYLSQNGLSISEAGAYLSIMQIAIIPFTFITPIFATKMKSQFLLTFITGLLFVAGVAIMLFMPTLAIISTILIGIAGGLAFGLVNTFFSLRTEHIQTSAKLSGMAQSVGYLFAALGPLLFGILHDLTGQWLASLSILLITAVGITLFGSQAGRNRTIEQTLKK encoded by the coding sequence ATGGACTCATATAAGAAAAATAAACCAGTTAATTGGTTATTATTTATAGGCATATTATTAGTTGCAGCAAACCTTAGAGCACCTATTACATCTATTGGTGTTGCGTTACCTGATATAAAAACGGATTTAGCGATGTCTAATAGTGCCGTTAGTGTGATAACGGTTGTTCCATTATTAGCATTTGCAGTGATTTCTCTATTTGCGGCGAGAACGAGTAATAAGTTTGGATTAGAGAAAACCATTTTTGTTGCATTGTGTCTTATACTTATCGGCATAATTGTAAGGTCAATCACTGGCATTTCATGGCTTTATATAGGTACCGTGTTGATTGGTGTTGGGATAGGTTTTGGCAACGTGCTTGCACCAGCAGTAATCAAATCAAAATTCCCATTACATATTGGGGTAATGACAGGTTATTATACAGTCGTGATGAATGTATTTGGTGGCCTATCATCTTATGGTACAGCTCCTTTAGTTAAAGCGTTTAATTATAATATTGCTATAAGTGCAATTGGTTTGATTACGCTACTAACACTAGTCGTTTGGTCATTTCAAATAAAAGGCAAGCAAGAAACTGCTACGGCACTATCGTATGAAAGTGTCAATGTATGGAAATCCCCACTATCGTGGCAAATTACGATACTCATGGGTGGGCAATCTCTTATATTTTATTCTTTGATTAATTGGATGCCAGCTTATTTATCACAAAATGGACTCTCTATTAGCGAAGCGGGTGCGTATCTATCTATAATGCAAATAGCTATTATCCCTTTTACTTTTATTACACCAATATTCGCAACAAAAATGAAATCACAATTTCTGTTGACGTTTATTACCGGACTACTCTTTGTTGCAGGGGTTGCTATTATGCTATTTATGCCAACACTTGCAATTATTTCTACTATATTAATAGGTATTGCAGGAGGATTGGCATTTGGATTGGTGAATACGTTCTTTAGTTTAAGAACAGAGCACATACAAACATCAGCGAAACTATCAGGTATGGCCCAATCGGTTGGCTATCTTTTTGCAGCATTAGGCCCGTTATTATTTGGTATATTACATGACTTAACAGGACAATGGCTTGCTTCATTAAGTATATTATTGATTACAGCGGTTGGTATAACTTTATTTGGTTCGCAAGCAGGGCGTAATCGCACAATAGAACAAACATTGAAAAAATAG